A single genomic interval of Novosphingobium ginsenosidimutans harbors:
- a CDS encoding TetR/AcrR family transcriptional regulator, whose translation MARPQTDLEAGREQLLDIATAMIEERGNGALTMTELAALAGMSPANLYRYFESKEAVIEAIAGRWFAPKVAIMEEVVASDLPPRRKMYEFYARRFALIRGMWERDPVVFQTYCDVGEEHFEVVRSYVDLGDHYLGEIVAEAMADGHFAGLEIDEAISLINQMVAPYVNIGLMGLIMPKLSEEKLARIVDAVFDGLSAVDRGARAVTGLRAA comes from the coding sequence ATGGCGCGGCCGCAGACGGACCTTGAAGCCGGACGGGAACAATTGCTCGATATCGCCACGGCGATGATCGAAGAGCGCGGCAATGGCGCACTGACCATGACCGAGCTGGCTGCCTTGGCTGGCATGTCCCCCGCCAATCTCTATCGCTACTTTGAGAGCAAGGAAGCCGTGATCGAGGCGATTGCCGGCCGCTGGTTTGCCCCCAAGGTGGCAATCATGGAGGAAGTGGTCGCCAGCGACCTGCCGCCCCGCCGCAAAATGTATGAGTTCTACGCCCGCCGCTTCGCCCTGATCCGCGGGATGTGGGAGCGCGATCCGGTGGTGTTCCAGACCTATTGCGATGTTGGCGAAGAGCACTTCGAAGTTGTGCGCAGCTATGTCGACCTGGGCGATCATTACCTGGGTGAGATTGTGGCTGAGGCCATGGCCGATGGGCACTTTGCCGGGCTCGAGATTGATGAAGCGATCAGCCTGATCAATCAGATGGTCGCGCCTTACGTGAATATCGGTCTGATGGGGCTGATCATGCCCAAGCTGTCGGAAGAAAAGCTGGCCCGGATCGTCGATGCCGTCTTCGATGGCTTGTCCGCGGTCGACCGCGGCGCGAGGGCGGTTACCGGCCTGCGCGCGGCGTAA
- a CDS encoding acyl-CoA thioesterase, protein MSNTLRHKFAIAVEPHDIDFMGHVNNARYLNWVQEAVLDHWRAFAPPHAVAAHLWVALKHEITYRKPGFLGDDVVATVLLEKVQGVRAFYETVIHRGEDILAEVRSTWCSLDAETLRPARLARDVVAKFFPT, encoded by the coding sequence GTGAGTAACACCCTGCGCCATAAGTTCGCCATTGCAGTCGAACCCCACGACATCGATTTCATGGGGCATGTCAACAATGCCCGATATCTCAACTGGGTGCAGGAAGCGGTGCTTGATCACTGGCGCGCCTTCGCCCCGCCGCATGCGGTTGCCGCGCACTTGTGGGTCGCCCTGAAGCACGAGATTACCTATCGCAAGCCAGGCTTCCTGGGCGATGACGTGGTCGCGACGGTTCTGCTCGAGAAGGTGCAGGGAGTCCGCGCGTTCTATGAAACGGTGATCCACCGCGGCGAGGACATCCTCGCTGAAGTCCGCTCGACCTGGTGCTCGCTCGACGCCGAAACCCTACGCCCCGCGCGGCTGGCGCGCGACGTGGTTGCAAAGTTCTTCCCGACTTAG